CCTGGTGGCGGCGGGGCTACCCCGAGAGCGGCTGTTGCATCAGGCCCTCGTCACACCCTCGTGCGGGCTGGGTTCCCTGACGGTGGAAGACGCGGAAGAGGTGCTGCGGGTATGCCGGGAAGTATCGCGTTCGGCCAGGAATCGCTTTGCCCTGCACGGTTGATGACACGCGGGTGAGGGAATGGGGTCGGCGTGGGTCGGCGGGTAACGCCGGGCAGCCCGGCGACGGCGGACAGTTACGGAACAGCGGAGGTCGGCGCAACAGCGCCTGGCAAGCAGGGAAGGGAGGTCCGAAGGTGCCTCAGGGTCGTTATCTGTTCACTTCGGAGTCGGTGACGGAGGGGCATCCCGACAAGATCGCAGACCAGGTTTCCGATGCCATCCTGGATGCCATCCTGGCAAAGGACCCGGACGCCCGGGTGGCCTGCGAGACGGCTGTGAAGACCGGCCTGGTGCTCGTGTTCGGGGAGATCTCCACCGTTTGTTACGTGGACATGCCCCACATCATCAGGGAGACGCTCCGCCAGATCGGATACACGCGGGCCAAGTACGGCTTCGACTGCGACACCTGTGCCGTGCTGACCGCCATCGAGGAGCAGTCGCCCGACATTGCCCTGGGCGTCGATCGCGCCCTGGAGGTGAAGCAGGGAGGTTCGGGGGACGAACTTGACCTCACCGGGGCGGGCGACCAGGGCATGATGGTGGGCTACGCCTGCCGCGAGACTCCCGAACTCATGCCCCTGGCCATCTCCCTGGCCCACAAGCTGGCCCAGAGGCTGGCGCGGGTGCGTAAGGAGCGGGAGATCCCCTACCTGAGGCCGGACGGCAAGACCCAGGTGACCATCGAGTACGAGGACGGCGTCCCCCTGCGGGCCGACTGCATCGTGGTGTCGGCCCAGCACAGACCCGACGTTCCCCTGGCGGCCCTCAAGGAGGATGTCATCGAGCACGTGGTGCGCCCGGTGGTGCCAGCGCGCCTCCTGGACGACCGCACGCGCATCCTGGTCAATCCCACGGGGAGGTTCGTGGTGGGTGGCCCCCAGGGCGATGCAGGCCTGACGGGGCGCAAGATCATAGTGGACACCTACGGTGGATATGCCCGCCACGGCGGCGGTTGCTTCTCGGGCAAAGACCCCACCAAGGTGGACAGGTCGGGGTCCTACTACGCCCGGTACGTGGCCAAGAACATAGTGGCCGCCGGCCTGGCCGACAGGTGCGAGCTGCAGGTGGCTTACGCCATCGGGGTGGCCAGGCCCGTATCGCTCATGATCGATACCTTCGGCACCGCTGCCGTCCCCGAGAGCCGCATCCTGGAGCTGGTCGAGCGCCACTTCGACTTCCGCCCGGCGGCCATCATCTCGCAGCTAGATCTGCGGCGTCCCATCTATCGGCAGGTGGCCGCATACGGTCACTTCGGCCGGCCCGAGCTGGACCTGCCCTGGGAGCGCACCGACCGGGCCGCCCTGCTGCAGGCGGCAGCCGGCATCGCCGAAACCGCGTCCCTCCACGCCGCCGCGGCCGCCTCTGCCTCTGCCCACCCCGCCAGGCGGTAGAGGCCCGCGCCGGCGACCCCGCCGCTCCGGCCCGTCCTGCCTCCGACTCCCTAGCGGCATCGCGGTCGGTCGATGAACCTCTGGCGCATATAATGGCGGGTGCCAGGGGGGAGCGGGCTTGGGGTGGCTGGTGGCCGCGGGACTGGCGGTTTTTTCTCTGGTGTTCTGGCAGGCACTGGCGGGCTGGTGGCAGGCGAGGGGGAGGTCTGGTTTTCGCCATCCCCTGCTCATGGTGTTGATCCGCGATCAGGCTGAGGTGGTCGAGGGGCTGCTCAGGATTCTGCTGCGCCTGCTGGCCTGGTCGCCTGCCACGCGGGCCTGGGAAGTTATGGTGCTGGACGCAGGGTCCGGCGATGAGACTCCGCACATAGCGCGACGGTTGCTGGCCGGGGCAGGCGTGTCCTTCGTGCAGGCGGGGCCGGAGTGGTGCCGCATCGTGGAAGACTTCGCCTGGGGAGGTCGGCCCGTCTTGCTGGTGCCGCTGCTGACTGCGCAGGGGTCATCCCACCTTCCGGACGGGGTGGTCTACTTTCTTGGTGGAAAGAGCAGGATGACGTTTCCTGATGGCGAATTACCCGATTAATGTAATGCGGGGAGTGGGAGGGGTTGACGGGCCGGGAGCCGGGTTATCGGGTCTACGCGTGGGTGGTCGGGTTGCTGGGCATCGCCGCTGCCCTGGTCCTGTCGGCCCGGGGGGCGCAGACCGACCTGCGACCGCTGCTTCTCTTTTGCGCCATGGGCACCGTGGCCGAGTTCCTGGACGTCCGCCTGCCCACCGGGATTCGGCTGAGCCTCAATTTCGCCACTGTATTGCCGGCCTTCCTGGTCCTGGGGACGGTGGAGGCAACCTGGGTCAGCATGGCGTCTTCGCTGCTGGGCAACACCCTTCCCCGGCGGCGGCCGCTTTTCGTGGGTGTTTTCAACATGGGGCAGTATGCCCTGGCGTGTCTCGCCGCGGGCTCGGTTTACCAGGCTGCAGGTAACGGCATGGGTCCCGGGGTCCTGTTGCTGGTTCTCACCTACTTCGTCGTCAATCATCTTCTGGTCACCTGGTATGCCGGCTGGAGAGATGCGGGCGACATCAGGCGGGCCCCCCGCAAGGCCATGGAGGTCGTGCGTGGTTCCGTCTCCTGGGACGGACTGAACTACCTGGTAAGCGTGCCCCTGGGCGTCAGCATCGCCTTCACCTTCCGGCAGCAGGGTCCGCTCTGGGCCCTCCTGGTATTCATTCCGGTGCTGGCGGTGGCTTACATCCTGAGGCTGCACCTGGAATTGCAGGCCGTTCACCGCCGCCTCAGCGTGATCCAGCAGGTGGGGCAGGAGCTCAATGCCGCGCTCGAGCGGGAGCGCGTGCTGGACATGCTGACGCAGGCCATCCGCAGGCTGGTCACGTGCGACGTGTGTGCCATCTTCCTGCGCGACGGCGAGGACGGGACCCTGCGTCTGGCCCGCCTGGACCATCCCTATCCGGCGGGGTTCCCCCTATCTGCTTTGCGGCCGGGGGAGGGGGTGCTGGGGCGCCTGGTGGCCGAGCGGCGGGCTGCGGTAACCGCAGATGCCCTGGCGGCGGGCTGGGTGCAGCCCGCTCCGGAAGATCCGGCTCCGCCGCGGGGGGCGGCCATGGTGCCGCTCCTGATGGACGGGGGCCTTCTGGGCGTGCTGTGGGTTTCGTCGGCCCAGCCGGGTGCCTGCTCGCCCCAGGAGCTACAGGCCCTGCAGGTGCTGGGCACCCAGGCGGCGGTAGCGGTACAGAATGCCACTCTGTACCGCAGGGCGGAAGAGCTGTCCGTGACCGACGACCTGACCGGGCTTTACAATCACAGGTACTTCACCAGGCAGTTGCAGTACACCATCGGCCAGTGCCGCGCCCGGCGCGACAGCGTGGCCCTGGTGTACGTGGACCTGGACGGCCTGGGGGAGTACAACAATAAATACGGCCACGTGGTGGGAGACGAGTTGCTGCGCGAGTTCGGGCAGGCGCTGCGGTCGGCCGTGCGGGAGATAGACGTCCCCACCCGGTACGGGGGCGACGAGTTCGCCGTCATCCTGGCCGGGGCCTCCCGGGAGGAGGCCCTGGTGGTGGCGGAACGCATCCGGGCCCGGCTGGAGTCTCACGCCTTTCGGGGACCGGAAGGCCCCCTGCGCATCACCGCCAGCGTCGGGGTGGCCGTGTTTCCCGACGATGCCCGGGAGGCCACCGACCTGGTGCGGGAGGCCGACCAGGCCATGTACCGGGCTAAGACCATGGGTGGCAACCGGGTGATGCGCGCCCAGTGTTCAGCCTGATGGGCGGGCAGGGATTCGTATGCCCCCTTGGGGGTGGGTCGGGGCCGGGCCATCTGGGCCGGGGTGGGTGGGCGCTGGATCGTTTCATCCCGGTCGGGAGGTACGTCCTGGAGGGCATTGATCGCCTGGTGTTTCCCCTTCCCGGGGGATGTCCGGTGTGTGGCCGGGAAGGCATTTTCCCCACATACGTGTGTACTTCCTGTCTCCGGGAATGGCGCCGCGAGTTGCAGCGGTCGTGCCCGCGTTGCGGTCGTCCCGGCGCAGGCGGCCTCTGCCCCGAATGCGAGCACGGGACCGTCCCGTGGGGGCGGGTGCGGCCCGCAGGAGTATACCGGGGGGCCCTCCGGGAGCTCATCTGCCGGTTCAAGTATGGTGGGGAACGCTGGCTGGGTGCTCCCCTGGGGGAGATCGTGGCGGGCGTGGGTCTGGCGACCCTTCCCCGTCCCGATTCTGTGGTACCGGTTCCTCTCACGGCCGGCCGGTACCGGCAGCGGGGGTTCAATCAGGCGGAGGATCTGGCCCGGGCGGTGGGGCGGCACTGGCACGTCCCCGTGATCAGGGCGCTGGGCCGCCGGCGAACCGGACGTCGTCAGGCCGGGCTCAACCGGGCGGCCAGGTGGGAGAACCTGGCGGGGACGTTTGTACCCCTTTTGGATCTGCGCGGAGCGACGATTATCCTTGTGGACGACGTGATGACCACCGGTGCTACCCTGGCCTACTGCACCCTGGCTCTGCGCCAGGCGGGGGCCGCCCGGGTGGACGGGCTGGTCCTGGCCACCGTACCCGGCGACGAAAGGTGTCCGGCAGATGCAGGAGATGCGTAACTGTCCCAGGTGTGATCGCGTCTTTGTCTTCCGGGGCAGGGAGATCTGTCCCTCCTGTGTGGCGGAAGAGGAGGAGCAGTTCGAGCGGGTACGCCTTTTCCTGCGGCAATCGCCCGGAGCCACCCTCGAGGAGGTGGAGGAGGCAACGGGCGCGCCCTCGGAGCTCATCCTGTCTTTCCTTCGACAGGGTCGCCTCATGGCCACGGACGGCCTTAAGGGCGCTGTCGTCTGCCAGCGTTGCGGTGCGCCCGTGGACGGAGGATACCTCTGTGCCAGCTGCTCCCGCGAGCTGGCGCAGGAGGTGGGCCGGGCGTCGCAGAGGCCGAAGCAGGAGCCCCAGGATGAGGGTGCCCCCGAGGCTCAGAAGCCGGGCTCATCGCGGGGACGCATGTACGTGGCCGATCTGGTTAAGCGGCACCGGGAAAACGACGATGAATGAAGATAGAGATCTCTGGGAGGGTATCTCATGAAGATTTCCAACCGCCAGATCCAGAGCGTGATTGAGGCATATCAGAAGCGGCTCGAGGCGGTGGACTCCGGTCAGCGGGCAGGGGTGGCGCGCAGG
This genomic interval from Bacillota bacterium contains the following:
- the metK gene encoding methionine adenosyltransferase, with amino-acid sequence MPQGRYLFTSESVTEGHPDKIADQVSDAILDAILAKDPDARVACETAVKTGLVLVFGEISTVCYVDMPHIIRETLRQIGYTRAKYGFDCDTCAVLTAIEEQSPDIALGVDRALEVKQGGSGDELDLTGAGDQGMMVGYACRETPELMPLAISLAHKLAQRLARVRKEREIPYLRPDGKTQVTIEYEDGVPLRADCIVVSAQHRPDVPLAALKEDVIEHVVRPVVPARLLDDRTRILVNPTGRFVVGGPQGDAGLTGRKIIVDTYGGYARHGGGCFSGKDPTKVDRSGSYYARYVAKNIVAAGLADRCELQVAYAIGVARPVSLMIDTFGTAAVPESRILELVERHFDFRPAAIISQLDLRRPIYRQVAAYGHFGRPELDLPWERTDRAALLQAAAGIAETASLHAAAAASASAHPARR
- a CDS encoding sensor domain-containing diguanylate cyclase; the encoded protein is MTGREPGYRVYAWVVGLLGIAAALVLSARGAQTDLRPLLLFCAMGTVAEFLDVRLPTGIRLSLNFATVLPAFLVLGTVEATWVSMASSLLGNTLPRRRPLFVGVFNMGQYALACLAAGSVYQAAGNGMGPGVLLLVLTYFVVNHLLVTWYAGWRDAGDIRRAPRKAMEVVRGSVSWDGLNYLVSVPLGVSIAFTFRQQGPLWALLVFIPVLAVAYILRLHLELQAVHRRLSVIQQVGQELNAALERERVLDMLTQAIRRLVTCDVCAIFLRDGEDGTLRLARLDHPYPAGFPLSALRPGEGVLGRLVAERRAAVTADALAAGWVQPAPEDPAPPRGAAMVPLLMDGGLLGVLWVSSAQPGACSPQELQALQVLGTQAAVAVQNATLYRRAEELSVTDDLTGLYNHRYFTRQLQYTIGQCRARRDSVALVYVDLDGLGEYNNKYGHVVGDELLREFGQALRSAVREIDVPTRYGGDEFAVILAGASREEALVVAERIRARLESHAFRGPEGPLRITASVGVAVFPDDAREATDLVREADQAMYRAKTMGGNRVMRAQCSA
- a CDS encoding ComF family protein, with amino-acid sequence MFSLMGGQGFVCPLGGGSGPGHLGRGGWALDRFIPVGRYVLEGIDRLVFPLPGGCPVCGREGIFPTYVCTSCLREWRRELQRSCPRCGRPGAGGLCPECEHGTVPWGRVRPAGVYRGALRELICRFKYGGERWLGAPLGEIVAGVGLATLPRPDSVVPVPLTAGRYRQRGFNQAEDLARAVGRHWHVPVIRALGRRRTGRRQAGLNRAARWENLAGTFVPLLDLRGATIILVDDVMTTGATLAYCTLALRQAGAARVDGLVLATVPGDERCPADAGDA